One part of the Magallana gigas chromosome 5, xbMagGiga1.1, whole genome shotgun sequence genome encodes these proteins:
- the LOC105322714 gene encoding dual specificity protein phosphatase 3-like — MAKSKQSKSVTCTPEELDDIITAPSGGLQMLPSNAYDEVYPRIYVGEESIGKSRVGLRDLGITHVVNTAMGKGQFYVNTNHVMFQKVGIKFYGFEAMDMLNFQLTSFFEKSADFIEHALKEEGKVMVHCKVGASRSATIVIAFLMIKRHMTVQEAVRMVRSKREIAPNEGFLQQLCNLNDKLHNSGHFEGKKVDVI, encoded by the exons ATGGCAAAGTCAAAACAATCAAAGTCGGTGACATGTACACCTGAGGAACTTGACGACATAATAACAGCACCGTCAGGGGGATTACAGATGCTGCCCAGCAATGCTTATGACGAAGTTTATCCAAGGATCTATGTGGGAGAAGA ATCCATCGGAAAGAGTAGAGTTGGACTTCGTGACCTGGGTATCACACATGTAGTGAACACAGCCATGGGGAAAGGGCAGTTCTATGTCAACACAAACCACGTTATGTTCCAAAAAGTGGGCATCAAATTCTACGGGTTTGAAGCCATGGACATGCTTAACTTTCAGCTTACGTCTTTCTTTGAGAAATCAGCCGATTTTATTGAACATGCATTAAAGGAAGAAG gAAAGGTGATGGTCCACTGTAAAGTTGGAGCAAGTCGGTCTGCGACGATTGTTATAGCTTTTCTAATGATAAAGCGACACATGACAGTCCAGGAAGCAGTGCGCATGGTCAGATCTAAAAGAGAAATAGCACCCAATGAAGGTTTTCTACAACAGTTATGTAACTTAAATGATAAACTGCATAATTCAGGAcattttgaaggaaaaaagGTCGATGTCATTTGA
- the LOC105322713 gene encoding uncharacterized protein, with amino-acid sequence MDRIEYPSYCETCKKGPFAGNTPAQQHFNSQAHLSKEAQRNAERQMSSGESGLRGSEIYISECNACGKKFNNELSAEQHFASENHRKRAAFVHSTESTSPKNSYEYSDIEIDSPHDSSYPSENLVDLQPRQAAIAWTAISSPTGPCSSSQNLTEYTFDKMSRKGFCNVCHLDLTSEEHAKQHLSGQKHLKAKQRFGNNIQTQEIPSPKSSNTVSQKEYAFDGMRGYCFVCKIELTSHQHAGQHISGNRHAKAKASQSSCFNQTPTTSPQQSPSANDKSDQKQEYVFTGGRGFCYICNLELTSNAHAQQHLSGKNHEKAKQKVCGSIPSSLPLTCEICKKTFSGPECASQHFISAKHLQKEALVKAENPTAPVANREILGAVATVIDKTQWVLCEVCNVRLNSVEQLNIHKNSPKHKAEEEKLARMGTNVEVMKTPDFNMDAIKPRFQVQNTGALPASLMRDVVGQKPVNFFKPSLSSFGPDSFLSNQPGMFAQELGKEDLTMGTFHTLDVDSIIYEKPIEVPVIDFEEDTSPKVKYIEGQIGQTEPAGFHEGRNLKEKCREKELEKDMINDKINTSSSSQSSFEMPELESIDSSKRNTCDKETKSKKDLENLTKKRLNSNEPRPPGAYPYVSLKSNETRCSSSGDNNASLTKIYNKSFIPSEKTGIVSGPSSLQQSVSSAVASGHHVMKSNSNQSGTELDGKKLDDRDKNSATQNTADSKSNSPPKAPSNSRSSGSALVTHVSNSNSRGGTKDGGGCTLLYDSSDSSDDSDDQDDFFRCTSIDVQQKLQELGIDSLSPKPTESLVFIKHNNDVRPSTGVPKYYCEICQSQMNSKKSFKSHIEGRKHMQRVAVMDAQPRSHQPIVKEVLNQGNTNCGLTAWTPRSYQWELYGRAMEGDRVIFLPTGTGKTLISCMTISYMLELNPTRQALFLVDKVLLVIQQSRYLVKQIGDRIYKRFDPENPSKLVERKLKIAALCGGQQSTQGVPIWQHDLIVVTAAYCEQLIMKNVLRWEDLCIVVFDEAHHCTKNHPFNKLLENNHLTRPLGERPKILGLTASPAGKKTFPITVTMLKNLMISMGETEIGVTKEQKAELDRYQSSAELIVHYKPMNDNEQKFQNELQMYLLRCFLRLKAETNILDKIDQGMEPKQAEDLHGDILNCLEVSLNDAESYDQSAAKKIENRHLVLHTRFICIALNTLFEAGVKTAVEELDELMALDVNFNFDFAKENNLDPDNLQSVIRLVRKEKISLPGSINPETQHSSKIVALIHTILNKNNIDWTQENPMTLVLVKERITASKISKILQEQDDIKKMGLKVTHLVGHGGGSGEGGGMGVNQQKKILRDIKHHKYHIVVATSVAEEGIDIPECELVITMNLPSSVTALVQMRGRARKEHSKFVVLCSEKMEEDKLKELLDREGNMIKAANFLFDSQKRPE; translated from the exons ATGGATCGAATAGAATATCCGAGTTATTGTGAAACTTGCAAGAAAGGACCCTTTGCTGGCAATACTCCTGCTCAGCAACATTTTAACAGTCAAGCTCACCTATCAAAAGAAGCCCAGAGAAATGCAGAAAGGCAAATGTCATCAGGCGAGAGTGGTCTGAGAGGTTCAGAGATCTATATATCGGAGTGTAACGCTTGTGGGAAAAAGTTCAACAATGAGTTAAGTGCAGAACAGCATTTTGCAAGTGAGAACCACAGAAAAAGAGCAGCCTTCGTTCATTCAACAGAATCAACCTCACCAAAAAACTCCTATGAATACAGTGACATCGAAATTGATTCACCCCACGATTCTAGTTACCCTTCAGAGAATTTAGTAGACCTCCAACCTAGGCAAGCTGCCATAGCTTGGACTGCGATTTCATCACCCACTGGACCTTGTTCTAGTTCCCAAAATCTAACTGAATatacatttgataaaatgaGTCGCAAGGGTTTCTGTAATGTTTGTCATCTTGATTTGACATCTGAAGAGCATGCTAAACAACACCTAAGTGGCCAGAAACACTTAAAAGCAAAGCAACGTTTTGGAAACAATATTCAAACACAGGAAATTCCATCTCCAAAGTCCTCTAACACTGTTTCCCAAAAGGAGTATGCTTTTGATGGAATGCGTGGATATTGCTTTGTGTGCAAAATAGAGCTGACATCTCATCAGCATGCTGGTCAACATATAAGTGGAAACCGTCATGCAAAAGCAAAAGCATCTCAAAGTTCCTGCTTTAATCAAACACCTACCACTAGTCCACAACAATCTCCAAGTGCAAATGACAAGAGTGACCAAAAGCAGGAATATGTGTTTACTGGTGGAAGGGGTTTTTGTTACATCTGCAACTTAGAACTGACTTCCAATGCTCATGCACAACAGCACCTGTCTggaaaaaaccatgaaaaagcaaaacaaaaggTGTGTGGTAGTATTCCAAGCTCTCTACCTTTGACATGTGAAATCTGTAAGAAAACATTCTCTGGGCCTGAATGTGCTTCTCAGCACTTCATCAgcgcaaaacatctacaaaaagAAGCTCTAGTAAAAGCAGAAAACCCCACAGCCCCTGTTGCAAATCGGGAAATTCTTGGAGCTGTAGCAACTGTTATTGATAAAACACAGTGGGTTTTATGTGAGGTTTGTAATGTAAGATTAAATTCTGTGGAACAGCtcaatattcataaaaacaGTCCCAAACATAAAGCAGAGGAAGAGAAATTGGCAAGAATGGGAACAAATGTGGAGGTGATGAAAACACCAGATTTCAATATGGATGCTATTAAACCAAGATTTCAGGTCCAAAACACCGGTGCTCTCCCAGCATCACTAATGAGAGATGTTGTTGGTCAAAAACCTGTCAACTTCTTTAAACCATCATTAAGTTCTTTTGGACCAGACTCGTTTTTGTCAAATCAGCCAGGAATGTTTGCACAAGAACTGGGAAAAGAGGACTTGACCATGGGTACTTTCCACACACTGGACGTAGATtcaattatatatgaaaaaccCATTGAGGTACCGGTAATTGACTTTGAAGAAGACACAAGTCCAAAAGTAAAATACATAGAAGGTCAGATTGGTCAAACAGAGCCTGCTGGATTTCATGAAGGAAGGAACTTGAAGGAAAAATGCAGGGAAAAGGAGTTGGAAAAGGATATGATAAATGACAAGATAAATACATCCTCCTCTTCTCAGAGTAGTTTTGAAATGCCAGAGCTGGAATCTATTGATTCATCAAAGAGAAACACCTGTgataaagaaacaaaaagtaaaaaagattTGGAGAATCTAACCAAAAAGCGGCTGAATTCAAACGAACCAAGGCCTCCGGGTGCATATCCTTATGTCAGTTTGAAAAGTAACGAAACACGGTGTAGTTCATCAGGTGACAACAATGCATCCTTGACAAAGATTTACAATAAATCATTCATACCCAGTGAGAAAACAGGAATTGTGTCAGGTCCAAGCTCATTGCAGCAGAGTGTCAGTTCAGCAGTAGCTTCGGGGCATCATGTGATGAAGTCAAATTCTAACCAATCTGGAACTGAGCTTGATGGCAAAAAACTGGATGACAGAGATAAAAATTCCGCCACCCAAAACACTGCTGACAGTAAAAGCAACAGCCCTCCAAAAGCCCCAAGTAATTCTAGATCCAGTGGTTCTGCATTAGTGACCCATGTATCAAATTCCAATTCAAGAGGAGGTACAAAAGACGGTGGTGGATGTACCCTATTATACGATTCCTCAGACTCATCTGACGACTCGGATGACCAAGATGACTTTTTTCGCTGTACAAGTATAGATGTTCAGCAGAAATTGCAAGAGCTTGGAATTGATTCACTGAGCCCCAAACCCACAGAATCTCTTGTTTTTATCAAACACAACAATGATGTCAGACCAAGCACTGGAGTTCCAAaatattattgtgaaatttgtCAAAGCCAGATGAAttctaaaaaatcttttaagtcTCATATAGAAGGAAGAAAACATATGCAGAGAGTTGCAGTTATGGATGCTCAGCCAAGGAGCCATCAGCCCATTGTAAAGGAGGTTCTAAACCAAGGAAACACTAACTGCGGCCTAACGGCCTGGACACCTAGGTCATATCAGTGGGAGCTGTATGGGAGAGCCATGGAGGGtgacagagttatctttcttccCACAG GAACCGGCAAGACATTGATATCGTGTATGACCATCAGTTACATGTTGGAGTTGAACCCCACGAGACAAGCCTTGTTCCTGGTGGATAAAGTCCTCCTTGTGATACAACAGTCTCGCTATCTCGTCAAGCAGATCGGCGACAGGATCTACAAAAG atttgaccCTGAAAATCCTTCTAAACTTGTGGAGAGAAAATTAAAGATAGCAGCGCTATGTGGAGGCCAGCAATCCACCCAAGGGGTCCCTATCTGGCAACATGACCTCATTGTGGTCACAGCTG CATACTGTGAGCAGCTTATAATGAAGAATGTTTTGAGATGGGAGGACCTGTGTATAGTTGTGTTTGATGAAGCCCATCACTGCACCAAAAACCACCCCTTCAACAAGCTCCTAGAAAACAACCATTTAACCAGACCCTTGGGCGAGAGACCTAAAATCCTTGGACTCACTGCCTCCCCAGCAGGCAAAAAGACATTTCCTATCACTGTCACAATGCTGAAAAATTTGATGATCAGTATGGGTGAAACTGAAATTGGTGTCACAAAAGAACAGAAAGCAGAGTTGGATAG atatcaaTCCAGTGCAGAACTTATTGTCCATTACAAACCAATGAACGACAATGAACAGAAGTTTCAGAATGAGCTTCAAATGTACCTGCTTAGATGCTTTCTTCGGCTGAAGGCTGAGACGAACATTCTGGACAAAATTGATCAAGGCATGGAGCCCAAACAAGCAGAGGATTTGCATGGAGATATTCTCAACTGTTTGGAAGTTTCTCTAAATGATGCAGAATCTTATGATCAATCAGcagctaaaaaaattgaaaatagacATTTAGTATTACACACCAGGTTTATATGCATTGCTCTGAACACTTTGTTCGAAGCCGGTGTCAAAACAGCAGTGGAAGAGTTGGATGAGCTTATGGCTCTGGATGTAAattttaactttgattttgCCAAAGAAAATAATCTTGATCCTGATAACCTTCAATCTGTGATTAGATTAGTGAGAAAAGAGAAAATCAGCTTGCCAGGGTCCATCAACCCTGAAACTCAACATTCATCCAAAATTGTTGCGCTTATTCACaccattttaaacaaaaacaacattgaCTGGACACAGGAAAACCCCATGACCCTTGTTCTTGTCAAGGAGAGGATCACAGCTAGCAAGATCAGCAAAATCCTGCAGGAACAAGATGACATAAAGAAAATGGGACTTAAGGTGACTCATCTGGTGGGCCATGGTGGAGGGTCAGGTGAGGGGGGTGGAATGGGGGTGAATCAGCAGAAGAAAATACTGCGGGATATCAAACACCACAAGTACCACATTGTGGTGGCAACGTCGGTAGCAGAGGAAGGTATAGACATACCAGAATGTGAGTTGGTGATCACCATGAACTTGCCCTCCTCTGTCACAGCTCTAGTCCAGATGAGAGGCAGAGCAAGGAAAGAACATAGCAAGTTTGTCGTTCTTTGCAGTGAGAAGATGGAGGAAGACAAGTTGAAGGAGTTGTTAGATAGGGAGGGAAATATGATCAAGGCAGCCAATTTTCTATTTGACAGTCAAAAGAGACCAGAATAA
- the LOC105331494 gene encoding synembryn-A — protein MLESHISVLQSGSEQEACNILNDFTTRNAQVFSFPSLTPDSKTKVVDALVHRLNSPDSSRCHVLCLKTLRMFSREKDKLVNMVSEITIATIMKMTGLNHYAVEEGDLIEIQNGDPEVMLEALKCLCNLVFNSQLAQRICSKNGCVEGIIQRLKTYKDPTLPHEIKFFDMRLLSLLTALCEETRPKVRYELHGFTYLMEVVDLSVNEADEHGLKDQDVDLCCEILKILFNLSLVRSNMDEEEEAHFMRLVCVLKELLLCKTKSKDRMEELQSMTVNLLTNVPLDCYEELLTPLNEDDEDIGLENKEAEYDGKNMEAILVLLEFLNRRLDKPSKAMKDSLAPILCSLCQMCKANRMIRKFCRLKVLPPMKEDVRRLPEEGKTLRNKLCKLLTSSSDVKDMVAEFLFILCKESVARMVKYTGYGNAAGLLANRGMLMGGRHCEGDYSSGSEESDTEEYAKLRDQINPITGRWEEAKMNPTDEMSDDQKEYEAMRLVNDLDKLQRQGVIQPCRVGEDGKPQPVEHILQLTENIKLKDEDKD, from the exons ATGCTGGAGTCACACATTTCTGTGTTGCAGAGTGGCAGCGAGCAGGAAGCATGCAACATTCTAAATGATTTTACAACACGG AATGCCCAGGTTTTCAGTTTCCCCAGTTTGACACCAGATTCCAAAACG AAAGTTGTAGATGCTTTAGTTCATAGGCTGAATTCCCCAGACTCCTCTAGATGCCATGTATTATGTCTCAAAACTCTACGGATGTTCAGTCGAGAGAAGGACAAACTTGTCAATATGGTGTCTGAAATTACCATTGCCACCATAATGAAAATGACGGGACTGAATCATTATGCTGTTGAGGAGGGAGATCTCATTGAAATTCAGAATGGGGACCCAGAGG TGATGCTTGAAGCCTTGAAATGCCTCTGCAACCTGGTATTTAACAGTCAGTTGGCTCAAAGAATTTGCAG TAAAAATGGTTGTGTAGAGGGCATTATCCAAAGACTAAAAACCTATAAAGACCCAACTCTACCACATGAAATAAAG TTCTTTGACATGAGACTCCTCTCCTTGTTGACAGCATTATGTGAAGAAACCAG ACCTAAGGTTCGTTACGAGCTACATGGTTTTACCTATCTGATGGAGGTGGTGGATTTGTCGGTTAATGAAGCGGATGAGCATGGACTGAAGGACCAGGATGTGGACTTGTGCTGTGAAATACTGAAGATCCTGTTCAATTTGTCTCTAGTCAGAAGTAATATGGATGAA GAGGAAGAGGCACATTTCATGAGGTTGGTCTGTGTTCTGAAAGAATTGCtgttatgtaaaacaaaatcaaaggaCAGAATGGAGGAACTACAAAG CATGACAGTTAACTTGCTGACTAATGTACCATTGGATTGCTACGAGGAATTATTAACTCCCTTGAATGAGGATGATGAAGATATTGGATTAGAAAATAAAGAGGCAGAGTATGATGGGAAAAATATGGAAGCTATATTAGTACTTCTGGAGTTTTTAAATCGCAGACTTGATAAG ccTTCAAAAGCCATGAAGGACAGTTTGGCCCCAATTCTTTGCAGTCTCTGTCAAATGTGCAAAGCAAATCGGATGATAAGAAAGTTTTGTCGTTTAAAG GTATTACCCCCTATGAAGGAAGATGTGAGAAGATTGCCTGAAGAAGGGAAAACATTAAGAAATAA ATTGTGTAAACTTCTTACATCTTCCTCTGACGTAAAGGACATGGTtgcagaatttttatttatattatgtaAAGAGAGCG TGGCTAGAATGGTTAAATACACAGGATATGGCAATGCTGCTGGTTTGCTGGCAAACCGGGGGATGTTGATGGGGGGACGGCATTGTGAGGGGGACTACAGCAGCGGGTCAGAGGAGTCGGACACTGAGGAGTACGCCAAACTAAGGGATCA AATAAATCCAATCACTGGGAGGTGGGAGGAAGCCAAAATGAATCCTACAGATGAGATGTCAGACGATCAAAAAGAATATGAGGCCATGCGTCTGGTGAATGATTTGGACAAATTACAAAG ACAAGGGGTCATTCAGCCATGTCGTGTGGGGGAGGACGGAAAACCTCAACCTGTGGAACACATCTTACAACTGACAGAAAACATCAAACTGAAAGATGAGGATAAAGACTGA
- the LOC105331498 gene encoding polyglutamylase complex subunit TTLL1: MARLKYASDMDKSVLLNNFETRGWVPVGPDDDWNFYWANVQSIRNVFSIDCGFRLTDDQVISHFPNHVELTRKDLMVKNIKRYRKDLDKEGNPLAEKDENGRYIHLDFIPQTFMLPADYNLFVEEFRKNPNTTWIMKPCGKARGVGIFLVNKLSQLKKWSRDSKTSNFTPPTSKDTYVISKYIDNPLLIGGKKFDLRLYVLVTSFRPLKCYLFRLGFARFCTVKYNASINELDNMFVHLTNVSIQKQGDDYNNVHGGKWTVQNLRLFLEGTRGKEVTDRLFDEMQWQIVHSLKAVAGGISNDRHCFECYGYDIIIDDNLKPWLIEVNASPSLTSTTSSDRIMKYKLINDVINIVIPPGQVPDVRWNKIPAKEHLGNFDVLYDEELAQQDLMGGDPRKLGPGTFRGKRDGSRPSPATWK, encoded by the exons ATGGCAAGACTTAAATATGCCAGTGACATGGACAAATCAGTCCTCTTGAACAACTTCGAAACTCGGGGATGGGTGCCCGTCGGTCCAGACGATGATTGGAATTTCTATTG gGCAAACGTACAAAGCATAAGGAATGTCTTCAGCATAGACTGTGGTTTTCGCCTCACTGACGACCA ggTGATCAGCCATTTTCCAAATCATGTTGAACTGACCAGGAAAGATTTGATGGTAAAGAATATCAAGAGATACAGAAAGGACTTGGACAAAGAAGGCAATCCTCTGGCAGAGAAGGACGAAAATGGCCGCTATATTCATCTTG ATTTTATACCCCAGACGTTTATGTTGCCGGCAGACTACAATTTATTTGTAGAGGAATTTAGGAAGAATCCAAACACCACATGGATCATGAAACCCTGTGGAAAAG CAAGGGGAGTTGGTATATTCCTGGTAAACAAATTATCCCAGTTAAAGAAATGGTCAAGAGACAGCAAAACCAGCAA CTTCACACCTCCTACTTCTAAGGACACGTATGTCATCTCAAAGTACATTGACAATCCACTTCTGATTGGTGGAAAAAAGTTTGACCTTCGTCTTTATGTCCTTGTGACTTCATTCCGACCCCTCAAATGTTATCT ATTTCGATTAGGATTTGCCAGATTCTGTACTGTAAAGTACAATGCCAGTATAAATGAACTGGACAATATGTTTGTTCATCTCACCAATGTTTCTATCCAGAAACAAGGG GATGATTACAATAATGTTCATGGTGGAAAATGGACTGTGCAAAACCTGAGATTGTTTTTGGAAGGAACAAGAGGAAAAGAG GTCACAGACAGACTCTTTGATGAAATGCAATGGCAGATTGTCCACTCTTTAAAAGCTGTAGCT ggAGGCATTTCCAATGACAGACACTGCTTTGAGTGCTATGG ATATGACATCATCATTGATGATAATTTGAAGCCCTGGCTGATTGAG GTGAATGCCTCCCCCTCTTTGACTAGCACCACCTCCAGTGACAGAATCATGAAGTATAAACTCATCAATGATGTCATCAACATTGTCATTCCACCTGGACAAGTACCAGA TGTAAGGTGGAACAAGATACCTGCAAAGGAGCACTTGGGAAACTTTGATGTTCT atATGATGAAGAATTAGCACAGCAGGATTTAATGGGAGGCGATCCAAGAAAACTGGGTCCTGGAACATTCAGAGGAAAAAGGGATGGAAGTCGCCCATCACCCGCTACATGGAAATGA
- the LOC105331495 gene encoding transmembrane protein 41B isoform X1 gives MDNSLEDDVFLDPDSIAGLESSIQKSTDDEGTKYTEIRPKSVDQTSSSTKPLIILGLIFVSSIVCLGLIYLRFPNLKEEEKQHIKLPRNIEDAKSLGKVLSHYTDSYYNQVLGGYFITYIFLQSFAIPGSIFLSILSGFLFPFHLALFLVCLCSGIGASFCYLMSYLVGRRLVAKYIPDRIAEWQSHVNKHREHLLNYIIFLRITPFLPNWFINIASPVINVPIIPFFIGTFVGVAPPSFVAIQAGTTLHQLTSSGDAISWTSMSVLGLFALLSLVPVLMKKKLQEKFD, from the exons ATGGATAATAGTCTGGAAGATGATGTATTTCTGGATCCTGACAGTATTGCTGGCTTAGAGTCAAGTATTCAAAAAAGCACAG atgATGAAGGAACCAAGTACACTGAGATAAGACCTAAGTCCGTTGATCAAACCAGTAGCAGTACCAAGCCCCTTATTATTCTGGGGCTGATATTTGTGTCATCTATTGTATGTCTTGGACTTATATACCTCAGGTTTCCAAACCTGAAAGA agAAGAAAAACAGCACATAAAATTACCAAGAAATATTGAAGATGCAAAAAGTTTGGGTAAAGTCTTGTCTCATTACACGGACTCATACTACAACCAAGTCCTGGGAGGATATTTCATCACATATATATT CTTACAGTCTTTTGCCATTCCTGGGTCAATATTCCTGAGTATCTTGTCTGGATTTCTATTTCCATTCCATTTAGCCTTATTTCTAGTTTGCTTG tGCTCAGGAATTGGTGCATCTTTCTGTTACCTGATGTCATATCTTGTTGGTCGTCGACTTGTTGCAAAATATATACCAGACCGAATAGCAGAGTGGCAGTCTCAT GTGAATAAACACAGAGAACATCTTTTGAACTACATCATCTTCTTGAGAATCACACCTTTCTTGCCAAACTGGTTCATCAACATTGCCTCACCAGTGATCAATGTGCCGATTATTCCATTCTTTATCGGGACTTTTGTGG GTGTTGCCCCGCCCTCCTTTGTAGCCATTCAGGCAGGAACCACACTACATCAATTAACGTCATCGGGTGATGCCATTTCCTGGACCTCCATGAGTGTCCTGGGACTATTTGCGCTTCTCTCATTGGTGCCAGTTCTTATGAAGAAAAAACTGCAGGAGAAGTTTGATTGA
- the LOC105331497 gene encoding S-adenosyl-L-methionine-dependent tRNA 4-demethylwyosine synthase TYW1, with protein sequence MFEGLFSSHLEVFYTVLLGVIGVISVYFYARITNGKQTPKSNVDQKAKSTLKSTAKCTKTEGEKEILPNERNKIKILYGTQTGKSKHFAENLSKDGTYKGYTCEVIDLKNYDPDEQLDNEGENTTCLVVFISTYTEGTPPEGAEWFVKWLEESASDFRVQKSLLSNLHYAVFGLGNSLYGENFNTVAKHVDHCLHKLSGHRILSVGLGDENVSQSSHKSLENDYVAWKRDFWKKLKEVNSVFASKDLKKNCKNEGQCNCQEEDTASENTGIESDDELQEDPADNEIVDVEDLGRVMGSGKTSTKLNPTKDEPAEMITPLIKKSLEKQGYKLIGTHSGVKLCRWTKSMLRGRGGCYKHTFYGIESHRCMETTPSLACANKCVFCWRHHTNPVGTEWRWKMDDAEFVFNGALQSHVALIKQFKGVPGVQPERFLEGLTPQHCALSLVGEPIMYPKINKFIDLLHDKGISTFMVTNAQFPDAIRDLSPVTQLYVSVDASTKDSLKKIDRPLFRDFWDRFLESLDALSAKNQRTVYRLTLVKAWNTEELDNYASLVSRGNPDFIEVKGVTYCGESKASNLTMENVPWHTEVVNFVQELVDRLDGDYEIAAEHEHSNCVLVANKKFLVDGKWWTWIDYPKFHSLMKRFKESGGEEKFSSDDYMAPTPDWAVFGAEERGFDPKEERHFRKKQKDV encoded by the coding sequence ATGTTTGAAGGATTGTTTTCCTCACATTTGGAAGTGTTTTATACCGTTCTATTGGGTGTAATTGGGGTAATCTCTGTGTATTTCTATGCACGAATCACGAATGGAAAACAAACCCCAAAATCAAATGTTGACCAAAAGGCAAAGTCTACCTTGAAATCCACTGCAAAATGTACAAAGACagaaggagagaaagaaatattaCCCAATGAAAggaacaaaatcaaaatactttatGGAACGCAAACGGGGAAGTCGAAGCATTTTGCAGAAAATTTATCAAAGGATGGTACTTACAAAGGATACACTTGTGAAGTAATTGACTTGAAAAATTATGATCCAGATGAACAACTGGATAATGAAGGTGAAAACACAACATGCCTTGTGGTTTTCATATCTACATACACTGAGGGAACACCCCCTGAAGGTGCTGAATGGTTTGTGAAGTGGTTGGAAGAAAGTGCATCTGATTTTCGCGTACAAAAGAGTTTATTGTCAAACTTACATTATGCTGTGTTTGGACTTGGGAATTCTTTGTATGGTGAAAATTTTAATACAGTAGCAAAACATGTAGATCATTGTTTGCATAAACTTTCTGGACATCGTATTTTAAGTGTTGGACTTGGAGACGAAAATGTGTCTCAAAGCAGCCACAAGTCACTTGAAAATGATTACGTTGCATGGAAACGAGACTTCTGGAAAAAGTTGAAAGAAGTCAATTCTGTTTTTGCTTCTAAAGACTTGAAAAAGAATTGCAAGAATGAAGGTCAATGCAACTGTCAGGAAGAGGATACTGCCTCGGAAAATACAGGAATTGAAAGTGACGATGAATTACAAGAAGACCCTGCTGATAATGAAATTGTTGATGTTGAAGATCTAGGAAGAGTCATGGGATCAGGAAAAACATCCACAAAATTGAATCCCACAAAAGATGAACCTGCAGAGATGATAACCCCACTCATTAAGAAATCGCTGGAAAAACAAGGCTACAAGTTGATAGGAACACACTCTGGTGTCAAACTTTGCAGATGGACAAAATCAATGCTACGTGGTAGAGGAGGATGTTATAAACACACATTTTATGGCATTGAAAGTCATAGGTGTATGGAAACAACACCAAGCCTTGCTTGTGCCAACAAATGTGTTTTCTGCTGGAGACACCACACCAACCCAGTGGGCACAGAATGGCGATGGAAAATGGATGATGCTGAATTTGTCTTTAATGGTGCATTACAAAGTCATGTGGCTCTTATCAAGCAGTTCAAAGGTGTACCTGGGGTTCAGCCTGAGAGGTTTTTAGAGGGATTAACACCTCAGCATTGTGCCTTGTCATTAGTTGGAGAACCCATAATGTATCCGAAAATTAACAAATTCATAGACCTCCTGCATGACAAAGGGATTTCAACATTCATGGTTACAAATGCCCAGTTTCCAGATGCCATTAGAGACCTATCTCCAGTAACTCAGTTGTATGTCAGTGTAGATGCCAGTACTAAAGATAGTCTGAAAAAGATTGATCGCCCTTTGTTTCGAGATTTCTGGGATAGGTTTTTGGAAAGTCTTGACGCTTTGTCAGCGAAAAATCAAAGAACAGTTTATAGACTGACTTTAGTAAAAGCTTGGAATACTGAAGAACTAGATAACTATGCTAGCCTAGTTTCAAGGGGAAATCCTGATTTCATTGAAGTGAAAGGTGTCACTTACTGTGGAGAGTCTAAGGCATCTAATTTGACGATGGAGAATGTACCCTGGCATACAGAGGTTGTCAACTTTGTTCAGGAGCTAGTGGATCGGTTGGATGGGGACTATGAGATCGCTGCTGAACACGAACATTCAAACTGTGTTCTTGTTGCAAATAAAAAGTTCTTGGTGGATGGAAAATGGTGGACCTGGATTGACTACCCTAAATTCCATTCTTTGATGAAGCGATTCAAAGAAAGTGGTGGAGAGGAGAAATTTTCATCTGATGATTACATGGCACCCACTCCTGATTGGGCAGTGTTTGGGGCTGAGGAAAGAGGGTTTGATCCTAAGGAAGAGAGACATTTCAGGAAAAAGCAAAAGGATGTTTAG